Proteins from a genomic interval of Acidobacteriota bacterium:
- the adk gene encoding adenylate kinase — MRLILLGPPGAGKGTQARYICEKYGIPQISTGDMLRAAVAEGTELGKQAKVVMDSGGLVSDTIIIGLVKERIEQPDCARGFLFDGFPRTLAQAEALLDAGVGIDAVVEIDVPDDEIVKRLSGRRSHPGSGRVYHVEFNPPKVEGVDDVTGEPLVHRDDDKEDTIRNRLSTYHGQTEVLTEFYGNLEERGAEGAPKLIKVDGTKGIDEVRDEALAELDKIAAQ, encoded by the coding sequence ATGCGACTGATTCTCCTTGGACCGCCGGGCGCCGGCAAAGGCACCCAGGCCCGGTACATCTGCGAAAAGTACGGAATTCCCCAGATCTCGACCGGCGACATGCTGCGTGCGGCGGTGGCCGAGGGCACCGAGCTCGGGAAGCAGGCCAAGGTCGTGATGGACAGCGGCGGATTGGTTTCGGACACCATCATCATCGGCCTCGTCAAGGAGCGCATCGAGCAGCCCGACTGTGCTCGGGGATTCCTCTTCGATGGTTTTCCGCGCACCCTCGCGCAGGCCGAAGCCCTGCTCGACGCTGGCGTTGGGATCGACGCCGTGGTCGAGATCGACGTGCCGGACGACGAGATCGTCAAAAGGCTTTCCGGTCGGCGTTCACATCCGGGTTCGGGCCGCGTATACCACGTCGAGTTCAACCCGCCGAAGGTCGAGGGCGTGGATGACGTGACCGGGGAACCCCTGGTGCACCGCGACGACGACAAGGAAGACACCATCCGCAACCGGCTCTCCACCTACCACGGTCAGACAGAGGTCCTGACCGAGTTCTACGGCAACCTCGAGGAGCGGGGTGCGGAGGGCGCGCCGAAGCTGATCAAGGTTGACGGCACGAAGGGCATCGACGAGGTGCGGGACGAGGCGCTGGCGGAGCTGGACAAGATCGCCGCTCAGTAG